GTAAATCTAAAGACGAAATCTCTAAATCCTCATTACTCAGTAACGGCATCCATCTCATAGCGTTTTCCTTGTGCCATGCAAACCCTGCAGGACCAGGTTCTGGGTAGGCTATAGCAGTAAAACTAAGTCTGACTGGAACGTTCAAGGAACTTGtgatgttttgttttatctgtcGTAGTGGACGCGGAGCACCTTTTAAATAAGATACATACCGTGATTAAAGTATTTATTTCCTTTCGTTACATCCTCACCacagtttattgtaattattgatATGAAATGTTTTTCACGGTAATATTCAATGCCGTAagcaaatgtaaataaaagtctACAACTTATAAACATCATATGTACGATTTTGTTTATATCTATGAAGAGTTTGCTTGAAAAGTAAAACACTACTCTGAATTATTTGTGTCTACATACATGCTAAACGTTCTGAAAATCTTGATGTTAGTTATTCAAATTCGTATAGCAGACTCGACTAAGTCAACTACGACATACGATTTAAGAATTCTATTGTGTTGTTAATGCTATGGTTGCATTTGAATTTATCTACGTTCTATCAATCTTAAATGAAGTCCATTAAATTCCTTTCACGTTTAAACACCATGCAATTACAGATACTTACATCGTACAATCAATGTGATGCTCATTATTATCTGCTCATTAAGGTCACCACTTTCACATGCATATAACCCACTTTGCAAACAAGAGATAGTGCGAAGCTTAAATGTCAGAGACCTTTTGTGTTGGTCTTCAGTTTCTTTCAAAATGTTACCATTGAACAGTATTTTTACAGTTGAAGAAACGTTAAGGTCGATAATGCAGCTAAATTGCATATCAGCATAATGTTCATCAACAGTCACATTGTTCATCCCTTCATGTCCTTCCACAAAGAATGCTGCAAAGGCGAGAATTTCGTATCTTAAAACTGTTTGACATACCGTTCTTAGTTAGACAATGTGTGAAaccagtttaaaaaaataataaaaggtattTGATATGTTTATCTTAAACACACCAAGGGAGCTGACTTCGGtatttttattcatgtatttCACTAATTGAGCGATGCGCTTTTAAATGCACGACgatattttaaaatgaacaagagccatgttacacatggctaatctccccgccgggcatattataactgaaggctaaagttcctggcaagttagtgtctgaaagtattaattttggggaaagctttgaagaaccgtttagttgtggtccgcatcagggggttttaaagatgtggaagaaagaataagtcagtagtgaggtggtttactgctaaattttattaattttcatgaacagtatagctatgatgtttttctatatggctactgtaaaaataaggaatggaaagctatttgcaaatggaatgttaattttgtttagtaattattgtaagtcttttgttttttttaagtccacaaaaaaactccttaccaggtaaagataccttatatataataaaatacacctaaaattggagagtaacatctatgttgtaccacagaaaagttacaatataagttatttatagaaacaactaagggaagtaaatcttacaaaaataaaaaacaaaaaaaaattgcaagtccacacaaaaatctttatcgggtagagattggtcaaaatacacctcaaaattggatttagcatgcatgttgtactacaggaaagtggtctcgatttttccctacgactagtaatgaaaaagttacaataaaagctatttaaagtaacaacaaagggaagtaattctaaagaagggaactgcgcatgacacttcgtctcatgatggtgtataagtgtgtcaagttacatcaaaatccctctatgcatgaagaagaaatgcttcagacgaagtcattcttgtatctgacctttggcctctaagtgtgaccttgaccttgaccttagacctagtgacctggatcttgtgtatgacactccgtctcgtggtggtgaacatttgtgccaagttatatcaaaatccctctatgcatgaagaagaaatgctccggacaaggttttcattcttgtatcctttgacctctaagtgtgaccttgaccttagacctagggacctggttcttgcgcacgacactccgcctcgtggtggtaaacatttgtgccaagatatatcaaaatccctccatgcatgaagaagatatgctccggacaaatttttttaagaaaatatgataaaggggaataactcaaaaaataggcaaggtagagttattgttcttgcacattgcacttcctcccaatgtgttctataagtgtatgaagtttgaagaaaatccctccagtacttttggaattatgctccggacaaaattttttaagaaaatatgataaaggggaataactcaaaaacataggcaaagtagagttattgttcttgcacattgcacttccccccaatgtgttctatcagtgtataaagtttgaagaaaatccctccagtacttttggagttatgctccgggcAAAGATCGTtgtggacgcacggacggacggacggacgcacagacggagaggatttctaatatccccttcgcctttggcggggggataaaaaatggttttcaatatcaAATGTATAAAGACATCCATTTCAAAACCTAAAACAAGAATAAAGATCAATTAGGAAAAGCCACATTTCAAGAATGAGGCCTCCTCAAACCGCAATCCTACAGTCCTACACATACATAAACCACGAGTACTAAAGGACATAGTGATATCAATAACCCGAGGTAAGTGAAGGAATAATATTCTTGTCTATAATTTTTGTGCATATAGCATTACTTGGTTTCCATTACACTCGTCATCGTATAAAGACAATTTCCAATGATCAAACTTTTAGCAagttaatttttacattttatcaccaaacagagaaattttatagataaatttacatttgtttttccaTTTGATACATCTACAACATATGATGGAAACTCTAATTAACTAgacataattttgtgcactgtcGTGTTATAGGCATTTTCAGGAACAATATCACGCATTGAACTAAATTGATACTTGTTTTCCTAGATCTTAACGCAATCATAAATTGAATTGGCATAAATACCTACCGTATGCTTATTGTTTGCTTGTGAAAATAGTTTACTCAAAGGCTGATTTAGGTAATGTCGAATTCATGACACTGTTAAACTCATCACAAAATCATTTAACATGATATAAACATAACTTACAAGATACATGAATTGTAAGATCCTTTGCTAAAGAAAAGCCACCCTGTGTTATTGCAGTACATCTATAAGTTCCAGCTTCTTCCCTTGTTAGCATTTCCAGATTGAGAACAGATATATTACTAACGGCTGAGACCTGGCCTATCTTTGTCCATTTGAATTTACATGATGGGTTACACGTGGCTTTGCAAGTAACAGCAGAGAGGCTGGTGTACTCATATCCGATATAACTTGTACCGTTGGGTCTGAAATCCAAGTTTTTAGGTCCgtctaaaatgatataaaacagaaataaatatgtacattttaggTAAACTGAAAATCAACTATGGTTGTTTCATTCAAATGAGAATGTAATAAAGTTTGTTCGTAGCTTAACTGATCATTATAATTACTCTTagtataataaatacaaaaactaCATATAAAACACTTCTTTCTAATAAATACAATTGCATAGACAATTATGAATTAACGAAATAGACACAAAAACAAGGCAAAACGGACAGATTCAGATATCAGTTGATCAAATGGAAATTTcatatacttttaaaagtagcCAGCATCTCTCATTTAAATGGGAAAATTCTTGGAACAATGAAGGCAAAATTAAACGCCTGTTGCCACAGCTATCGTATCGAAAGTTTGGTTAACTTAAGGTCATTGTTTTCTGTTAATGATTACTTAGTCGGCCTTCATacatcaggggccgtattcataaaacatcttaagtataagtataagaaattgattatttacttaagtattacttaagtaagaaatttattttacttaatatttttgttattcataaaacaacttaataagtaatttttGGCTTTTactgtggacgaaaacattaaaaaaaacaacattaatttcagacagatacaacatgcacaattatttttaaagtgcttttatctgaaaacaacacttgaatcgtactcacgacgccattttgttttctgacttaagtaatttcttacgtatcttaagtttaagctgttttatgaataggactttaCTTTTTTACTTAggcttaaaggtccaatactaaggaaagtgaacattttaatttcttttaaaaagcacagaaactatttcattttattggaaaatgaaagttggtatgtaaaaattcgaaataaatcgcagtatatgtacaattatttttctatgaagtatgaagaaagttaaaaagacctgggggtcattctgtcgattcattgaaatttcaacataatacacatacatttctttgagttccaaagaccttctgtaaattttgacctgccaatcttcattatttagtgtcttgcagaagtctatgcactggctatgaaaaaaattgccaactcactttcccttagtaatggacctttaagctgaaatcaccacaaacttaagtaaaatcttcaacttaagtcaaaacgtATAcctaagatgctttatgaatacggccccaggtccTGACTTAGGcctgttttgattatttgttcGTGTATGGGTAGTCCGTCACACAGAATGGGATCCTAACACAATATACTTTTTCTGAATAGATAGGTTGCAATATTAAGCACATAAACgtcattttattttgcttttgctATAGTAATAATTAATGAAACTTGATTCATGTGTTGATTTAAACATGATGGATATGTACGCTTTTTCTATTCCAAATATACGACAAAAAGCCGATCCTGCATATTTAACGATGTATACTTAGGGTAGTTGTGACAAAATGCCGATCCTGAATATTTAACGAAGTACACTTAGGGTAGTAGTGACAAAATGTCGATCCTGCATATTTAAACAAGTACACTTAGGGTAGTTCTGACAAAATGTCGATCCTGCATGCAGATGTATTTCAACAAATACACTTTAGGTAGTTTTGTATGTTAAGATCTTTTTCTACAGAGTAACCTTTGATTaagcttcatttttttttcaaaacaactatatatactttgaaatgtcCAACAATAAAATTACAATGTTGAGTGTTTTAATTTTGTCTAGaccaatttgaaaaatataatctattttcattttttcatgtttgAAGACCTATAAAgattcaactttttctattttatcatctCAGCAGCGTTGTTTGTTCAGTGTGGCAACCGCAAAATGTCTCCACATACATTCATTCAGAGTcattatatttcgatcttttcagatatTTCAGCACGACATTATATTGTGTAACTGGTCACTTTTAGATTTTTAACCTGAACATTTCGGCTTAGGTGGTTTTCATAACATAGGGTATCGTTTAATCACACGTTGGATATGGTACCTattttcttaaaagtttttttgacaGTTATTTTGATATGAAGGCTCTATAACCCCGgactccgcccccccccccccccccccccccgcctctgAATCCTAGTTTGTTAAGTTTTACCACTGGTTTCTAGATTAGGGATATTCTGTTATACTAACCGAGaatcatacgccgcttttcatggaattgcactacagcacggctactaaacgctagcgccactaccaaattgtggtgataaggaaaagagctatcgacatttccgcggtgcagctatcgcccgtttctacttgtgaGTAAAATTTACAcatgagtaaaatttatattttatctcatattttcattgatagaacttctttcgaaaatcggagaatgtagttccgtgtaacaacacttctactacaggttggctgtaatttcattgaaatattatgcaaattgtggcaCCAGGAGCATTTCTCCcaaatttgacagtggcatattttcatatcggccagtattcgaacaccattccgatgaatagacacactgtaagaacatacctgcgcatgcaaatggtgttgaaatgaattacacgtattccaatacaccaaacaattacgaaaaatacagtaaaaagttaaaacacgagtATTTTTGAAAGTGGTAGCGCTATCATTCAAGTGGtagcgctatacagtagtggtggcgctgttgtatatgattagtggctgattTATTCAATTTAAAGATATGAacatgtctgtctgcaagccccggaaatttctacaataatcgatcttatcaacctatcccacactacacccaaattacgttactccacaaaatacatgtagtaacctctacatgatcgcaaaataatctacatgtatatggattcagattgtacatctaagctctattgattaatcatatttaatcgattggaagtAAAAAAGAACTGTACTCACTTTTTAGAAAggtattttgtttacagtgacatggaaacgacgtataaaaacaaaggagagtagtttcagaatcttaatacaacaaataaattctacacaatcttcaaattatttcctggacacaaatctttgtttgaaataaaagtattgctactatttttcttgacctgaatttaaagtacacctACGTTTGTATTTACtttgattgttttgggtttaacgtcgtttttcaacagtatttcagtcatgatgttacggcgggcagttaacctaaccagtgttcctggattctgtaccagtaaaaacctgttctccgcaagtaactgccaacttccccacatgaattatcaaaggtggaggacgaatgatttcagacacaatgtcttttatcaaatcgtcacggagaacatacgctctgcccggggatcgaactcgcgacatggcgatccgtagaccaacgctctacctactgagctaagcgggcgggcttacgtTTGTATTTATGTAGAATatctaaaggttaaaaataattctacattaacattttaaacaaaggaaaatatttgctttgactacaagagtcccaagggtctgtgagtattttgttctttttttcttggatagagaatgtttcataaaggtaagtaaactatgatcgtgtttttctttctttaataacataattcattgcagaaaaattatcaattagagaatgttggtgtttgttttgttccggatgcgtcagcagttcgtattattgaatgctgtaacagcgccaccactactgtatagcgccatcactagagttatagcgccaccacttttaaaaatcctggtatatttcttctaacctgagattctattattcatggtgtgtgcgtatataattatttattatttctacaccatttgcatgcgcaggtatgttcttacagtgtgtctattcatcggaatggtgatcgaatactggccgatatgaaaatgcgCCACTGTAAGATTCGGGTGAAatgctcctgacaccacaatttgcatattattttaatgaaatcacagccaatcTGTAGTAAAAGTgctgttacacggaactacattttccgattttcgaaaaaagttctatcaatgaaaatataagataaaatataaaatttactcacgtgtttacaagtagaaataggcgatagctgcaccacggaaatgtcgatagctcttttccttatcaccacaatttggtggtggcgctagcgtttagtagccgtgtacaGTGTATCATTTAAAGTGTCATggacaccgccgtatgaacacatatgTGAATGTCTCTTAGTTGTATTTTGTAACATTAGTAAAATGCTCAAACCGGGGCTACAGGGCTTCCACGAcaacatgcatttccactaccctactcaatcaaaccgagcttgcaacattttctttatatatttttcttgtgtTTGGCGACTTGGGGAATATCCAGTTTTTCTATGTCGTTAAaatttctggtcatttgggatcatagGAGTATATTCAATTTTACTGCTGCTTAAGCCGATTTTAGGGGACAGGAGGGGTGTTTcagattttattacctctcatgaacagacctaGGCAAACCGAGTacgctattattttgcttggtgtcattctatgcttccaatggatcttctaatatattatatacttacaGTTGTAAATTATCATCTTTCATTGGTTAAATACACTGTATAGGTCTATGTGCTTATTTGTGAGATACTTGCCCATGATGTAAAAACTTGTGTTTGTAGAAAGATGGGAACGTCGCCAGTTTGATTGATTTACACAAAGTTTGTCATTTGTTCATGGTTTAAGTTTAGTTCCCGTAACCAAGGTGAGGGTTTTCTTCTATGTTTTACCGATACGTGATGTAACGCAATCACTTCAGATTTTTTCAAACGTGCCAAACTACCATTACAAAACCTCTTACGCCCCCTTcctaatttttgataatttttcataactcatataaataattataattgaacattttgtaatttttcatacatttacaaaaatatgttgaaaatagcaTGATACTAAACTTCCAAGAAAATCGAGGATTCGTTGGTGTCATTCTATTTATTCTACTGCCTCAATccaatatcaaaaattcattaaaattcacATAAATGCATAGTATTTAGAAACGAATTGCATTGTCAGGCAATCATATTAAGGCAAACACCAAGTTACGTTTATTATATTATATCTTGGGAACACATATGAATCTAGTTTGATATTCTGACTATATATCAGtgaaaatgcaatatcatctCTAAATCCTTATAAATGGTATCTGCTCCTTTCATAAAGACACTACTTGCATGTGTATTTCTGTGACTTTATAATGCGGTAGAGTCATAACACAAATGAAATGGTGCCTCTGCAATCATTcgattattttgattattttgaaattttaacatattatcaaaaatatgGTTGTCTAAATAAAAAGTTACGGTTAGTATACAAGAGATTTGTTCATGAGGTGTGGAGAACAAGATCGTTATTTATGATTTTCTACGCTTTTCGTTTTTCAATCTTTCTGACTGTCCGTTACTGAATATTTTTGAATGAAACTAGACTGAAGCAACGTATAGAATATGCACATTATGTAATGTTTTGTCCACCTTTGCTCTCTCTCTCTGTCATTGCAGTAAAATACAGATATTGCGTTAGCTTCGAAGTACTGGTCATTTTCTATAGATGCTGGGTTATTAAGAGAATATGCAGgtatttatatttagtttttgaaataaaacatgtggtTTCTGTAGCAGCAAATATGACAAATGTGTCTTCCAATAGGATACTAGTTAACGAAGTTTTACAATACTAAAACAGGCCTTGCGGAAAACAAATGTATCATCACTGGTTTCGGATAATTATTACAAAGCAAATATCGGTATACTTTAGTACATGAATACCTCTATAAAGTCATTCGGTTCTATTTacacattttcactttgtatatttcaaagtgGATGTTAACGGATAACTTCAATTTCTGCAAACAAATAGATATTCAAAGATCTCAAATGCATACTTTTAGTTACAAAACTAAACAATTGAAGGATTCAATCAGATGCTCTGCATAGAAACAACGGATTTTTCCGAAGTCGATTGAAATTTGTACTTACATAAAGTACGGAAGGAAAGTGATTCACTGTTGTTAGATGTATATCCATCACTAACATTTTCTGTTGCTGAACATGTAAATTGTAAATCGATGTCATTTTCTTCAACATTTGAAAGAGTAAGTCTGTTCCTGTTGGCAGAGTACGAGTATTTTGGACCACTTGGATTGTCTACATTGTCAATTGTCCATTTGTATGCCAGACTTAGGCTGTGGTTGCTGGGAGTGGTTGTTGATCTGCTGTTACATGTTAAAGTCACACGGCCTCCGACTGATGGGCTGTTACTTACTGATAGTGTTGGTTTGGTTGGAGTATCTGAAGATGAAAAGCGTTGCAATATTACTGCAAGCTATCTTATGTCAAAAAGAGAGAAGCTTTATGAAAGTGAAACTGAACTGTTTGCTATAATTTTGTTGTTGGTTTGTGCAAatagatcaaaatatttttattgcaacAGAAAACAAGCTAGTTGTATAATAAATGATTTCTAAAAAGATAgataatattttgttcatattgCTAGGACGGCCAATAATTTAAGAATCActctaaattcttttttttttggaacttcaatatttatttttcaatagaaCCCAAATTTGTATATACTCTTTTAATTTGTCTATTctatatttctataaaagtacCTGCATATCTTTCTCTCTTTTAAAGCTAAActctttttctaaattttctatCTTTCTCAAATTTCTATATATCGCTTTCGATCGAGCTCTTTCTGTGGAATGATTTTTATACGCAAACGGATTTtagtttatatacatgtttacattctATACATAACGTCAAAAATGAAAGTGGGTTTTTCCCGGAATAAATATCCGCCTATCAGATTTAACCAATATTTCGGCCATTACAAGTTGACAGTACATAGTGCATACTACTTTCATTTGGACTAAA
The Mercenaria mercenaria strain notata chromosome 10, MADL_Memer_1, whole genome shotgun sequence genome window above contains:
- the LOC123561231 gene encoding carcinoembryonic antigen-related cell adhesion molecule 2-like, which produces MSGLFVLMTFLFEVFMKVEGWQYVTPVGTVFSRVNSTANIHFSADLTGLNSPRTFFVKFYDGTTQTVIRYNADKSYSTDALPGVTITSDTAGNVVVSLENVQRSSAGTYIMDSPGLLVRCNCLYLLDTPTKPTLSVSNSPSVGGRVTLTCNSRSTTTPSNHSLSLAYKWTIDNVDNPSGPKYSYSANRNRLTLSNVEENDIDLQFTCSATENVSDGYTSNNSESLSFRTLYGPKNLDFRPNGTSYIGYEYTSLSAVTCKATCNPSCKFKWTKIGQVSAVSNISVLNLEMLTREEAGTYRCTAITQGGFSLAKDLTIHVSSFFVEGHEGMNNVTVDEHYADMQFSCIIDLNVSSTVKILFNGNILKETEDQHKRSLTFKLRTISCLQSGLYACESGDLNEQIIMSITLIVRCAPRPLRQIKQNITSSLNVPVRLSFTAIAYPEPGPAGFAWHKENAMRWMPLLSNEDLEISSLDLQTNLTILNVSRQDFGQYRVTVTNDIGRYEQFIFLKEEGSYDLDTKDCPNSTVLIVGVTLGIISASLAAYSVYLTIWFKKNMTNKGGSVYHQTRKEQTYANEVFIEDTKEPKPRRSDATDSQYTALDDTFKEQNVAYDILQTTKT